The Phormidium sp. PBR-2020 DNA segment CTATCTCCAGAGTAGTCGTTTGGGGGATTGGCTGGGCGATCGCGCCTCCCAATCCAGCCACAAAGCCTTGGCGATTCTCTATCAAGCCGGGTTTTGGCTCAGCGCCGCCATCGCCAGCCTCAGTTATGGCCTGTTCAAACTCTGGCGCTATCCCATGTTAGCCCTCTCCCGCCTGCGTCACAACTACGGCGATCGCCTCGCCCTAGACCTGAGCGGCCATCCCAACGGCCTCACCCGAGGCTTACTCGCCCTCGCCCTGGCCATTGGCGAACATCGGGCCCAGCATCCCGAGTCTGGCAGCCTCTACGAAAGCTGGGAACCCCTGACTCCCCTGGGCGATCGCCCGACTCAAGTTTCGGGGCAACGCTTACAACAGGATGCCCCAGAAACGGTGTTGGCCTGGCAATTGAAAAGTCCCTACGCCTCCTGGCTGAATGTCAACCAAACCCATCCCCTCTTAGGGCAACGCTTATATCGCTTCCACCGCTGCGCCGAATTTTGGCAAGTCTCCCCCCTCCTCAACTGGGCCGATGCCACCCCAGTCAAACCCCATCTTCGCACCCCCGGTTTATTTCGCTTGCAAGGAGCGCCCTTTTTTGCTACGGCGATCGGCATTACCTTAGCCGTAGTTCCCGCCTTTATTGGCTGGATCGATCGCCTATTTAGACTTCGCTATGTGGGTTGGCTGTATACCGATCGCTGGTGGCTCCTCTTGGGGCTAACCATGGGGGGATTTGCCGTAGGGACTGTCCTGAGATTTAATGCCTTTTTCCCCGAACTTAAACCCAAACTCTTCCATGACTCTCCCAACTGGCACAAATGGCTCAGCAATCCCCAAGCCTTACCTATAGATAGTCTGCCAGTGAAACTCTCAGGACGATTACGGGGACGTAAGGGAACCGCCAACTGGCTCGGCCAGGATCTAGTGTTAGAACTCGATGATTGGCAAATTCCCCTCCATGTCTGTAGTCGGTTTGGTCCTCTCGGGGACTTTTTACCACAACCGTTACGGCCTCTGGAGGCCTGCGAGCAAGAGGTGGTGGTGACGGGTTGGTTCCGTCGTGGGGTTAGCCCTTGGATTGATGTGGATCAGTTGCACTGTTCTCAGGGAGAAACACCTCCAAATGGGCATCCTGTTTGGTCAACAATTCTCATTGCCATCCTAACGGTTTGGGGGGCGTATTTCCTCGTGCGAGGTGGGTTTTAGGAGTTGCCATCAATAGGAACCGCCAGCACCACCGCCGCCGCTACTTCCGCCGCCAAAACTGCCACCACCGCCGCCGCCACTACTACTCCCACCGGAACTCCCGGTCGATGTTGAATGAGTCAGTCGGGGAATAACGCTTTGGTCTTGTTTAGAATAATCGCAGGCTTGACAGTCATAGGTCGTTTCACGCAGTCCCGTGGACTGATAGGTGGGTTGAACCAAGGTTTTGGTCTGATGAGTGACCGTAAACTCCTGGCAATTTGGACATTCCGTGAATTTCCCCCGCTTCAGAACATAGCTGCGTAAATGAAACTGGGACTCTTGCGGGCAACAGTTGGGACAACGTAAGCCGGTAAATTGCGTACTGCCAAGCTCTTGAGCCACCGTCTGGTGATGATTGAGTTGTGCCGTCACCTCCGACTCCGGTACAGTCACCAACTCCGCCTGACAGGTTTGACAAACCCATTTGAGTTTTGCTTCAATCCAGGGCTGAGTCATGGTATAAGCCACCCAACCCATGCCCAAGGAAGCCAACAGGGAAAACAGTAAAACCAGTCCCAAGTCATCTCCCCAAAATTCCAAGAACAAGAGTCCAGCGATGACCATAAAGATGGTGATGCCAATCAAGAAGACCACTCCTCCCAGAAACAGCTTGAGAGGGATGGCCAGGAGTCCCATATAGCGATCGCCCCCCTGTTCCTCCAAACTCGCTGTCCAGGAACGAGTGATAAATTGCCCAATTCTGATAACGGCTGTCACCCCAATCACTACGAACAAGAGCGCGATCGCGATGAAAGCCAAGGTCTGGGAGGCATCTAAAATTAGCAGGAGAATTAATACCCCCAAACAGAGGCTAACACCGCAAGCGGCTGCCCCGAACAAGACTCCCCGATAGAGAGCCGCATCGCTGTTTCCCATCACCCGCGATCGCCCCTGGGGGTCCAGTTCAATGGGGTGTTTCAACCGCTGGCGAATCTTCCCATATCCCAACACAGAAGCGGCCCACAAGACGATCGCCCCTAAACCAAACCCGCTAAACGCATCAACCTGGGGGGAATCACCCGGTAATTGAAACTCCTCCCCCGACAGTATTGCAACCAACGCCTCAACTCCTGCCAGGGTTCCCGCGTCGAAATCATCCCGTCTGAACTCAGGAATCACCACATCATCAATAATCCGGCCCACCTGAGCGTCTGGGAGGATTCCTTCCACCCCATAACCCGTCTCAATTTCAATGCGGCGATCGCCCACGGAATGCAGCCATAGCACCCCATTATCCACATCCGCCTTCCCGACACCCCAATGATTAAATAAGGCAGTGGCAAAGTCTTTGGGAGTTGCCTCTGAGGCCGTATTGCGAACCGTCACTACTGCGATTTCGGTTCCGTTTTGGGCTTCTAACTCACTAATTTTCTGATTAAGCCTCTGTTCCGTCTCCTCACTGAGAACACCTGCCCCATCCGTCACCCAACCGCCATACTGTTCTTGAGGATTAGGAACCTCCTGCACCGTTAAGCCTTGACTCGCCGTGGGCCACAGCACCAACGACAGCCCTAAGATAAGGCCACAAAAGACAATTAGAAATTTTGGGGTCTTTCTCCGTGGCAACCTAACTCCCTTTTTAACTTGTTGTTTGAATTGAACAAGTCGGTTGATAATACCATTTCTAAAAAACCGTGCCACAGATATTGGTATAACTTGGCTTAACAATTGGCTAAAAAATTGTCCATTGCCCCCCACAGTTGTTTTTCCAGTAACCTTGATAAAACCAAACATAATCCCCTCCTCTTTAATTCCAGACAGCACGATAAATTGTTGACGACTCTAATAGCTTCCGCCAGCACCACCGCCGCCGCTACTTCCGCCGCCGCCACTTCCGCCGCCGCCACCACCACTACTCCCGCCACTCGACGTGGAACGAGTCAGTCGGGGAATAACGCTTTCTTCTTGTTTAGAATAATCGCAAGCTTGACAGTCATAGGTCGTTTCACTCAGTCCCGTGGACTCATAAGTGGGTTCAACCAAGGTTTTTGTTTGATGAGTGACCGTAAACTCCTGGCAATTTGGACATTCAGTGAAGTTCCCCCAGGTAAAAACATGGCTGCGTAGATGAAACGGGTGACCTTCAGGGTAACAGTTAATACAGCATAAGCCAGTAAATGTGGTACTTCCGATGTCTTTAGCGACTTTCTGGGAATGATTGAGTTCTTCAGTCACCTGGGACTCATCCACAACCAAGAGATCCTCCCCACAAGTTTTACAAATCGGTTTAAGTTTACGCTTGATCCAAGATCGGCTGATCGTATAAACGACCCAACCCATCCCCAGAGCGACGACTAAGAACCATAGTAAAATCCATCCGAGGTCATGTCCCCACCGCTCGAAGAACAAGAATGCGGGGATGACGAGCAAG contains these protein-coding regions:
- a CDS encoding M48 family metalloprotease, giving the protein MSPPTPIPPHPPRSAKQLLKLGLAQRQRGQFDAAIASLQQAARLSGHGVEQFNAQRALVSLYRKTGQDERAIALCQELCQHSHPKVQAWASQKLEQLTPNSVSPEPPPPEALGFIPLEDSESQAPSQREIYRPPAANDPPDDAANAEPPESNEPELAFQLIQNSQSSPPADSDPLPATQEPPHPPQETALEDWRTSPLQRPQGRRSLKQPPLGRLRGLEVLSAIMLFISISLPLHWLMTGINEVLIEIRALRPIQAFFNNYNSHIWLTLILLTVVSPWLLDLVLRLNWGSQPFSLSQLGKFSPEAKQAVRHLCRKQKIAIPELRLIPDDAPMIFTYGTLPRYARLVVSRGLLNRLGDEEIAALVIRELAQIAHGNSWAISGGMAVLQLPYTLYLQSSRLGDWLGDRASQSSHKALAILYQAGFWLSAAIASLSYGLFKLWRYPMLALSRLRHNYGDRLALDLSGHPNGLTRGLLALALAIGEHRAQHPESGSLYESWEPLTPLGDRPTQVSGQRLQQDAPETVLAWQLKSPYASWLNVNQTHPLLGQRLYRFHRCAEFWQVSPLLNWADATPVKPHLRTPGLFRLQGAPFFATAIGITLAVVPAFIGWIDRLFRLRYVGWLYTDRWWLLLGLTMGGFAVGTVLRFNAFFPELKPKLFHDSPNWHKWLSNPQALPIDSLPVKLSGRLRGRKGTANWLGQDLVLELDDWQIPLHVCSRFGPLGDFLPQPLRPLEACEQEVVVTGWFRRGVSPWIDVDQLHCSQGETPPNGHPVWSTILIAILTVWGAYFLVRGGF
- a CDS encoding TPM domain-containing protein gives rise to the protein MLWPTASQGLTVQEVPNPQEQYGGWVTDGAGVLSEETEQRLNQKISELEAQNGTEIAVVTVRNTASEATPKDFATALFNHWGVGKADVDNGVLWLHSVGDRRIEIETGYGVEGILPDAQVGRIIDDVVIPEFRRDDFDAGTLAGVEALVAILSGEEFQLPGDSPQVDAFSGFGLGAIVLWAASVLGYGKIRQRLKHPIELDPQGRSRVMGNSDAALYRGVLFGAAACGVSLCLGVLILLLILDASQTLAFIAIALLFVVIGVTAVIRIGQFITRSWTASLEEQGGDRYMGLLAIPLKLFLGGVVFLIGITIFMVIAGLLFLEFWGDDLGLVLLFSLLASLGMGWVAYTMTQPWIEAKLKWVCQTCQAELVTVPESEVTAQLNHHQTVAQELGSTQFTGLRCPNCCPQESQFHLRSYVLKRGKFTECPNCQEFTVTHQTKTLVQPTYQSTGLRETTYDCQACDYSKQDQSVIPRLTHSTSTGSSGGSSSGGGGGGSFGGGSSGGGGAGGSY